The Lactobacillus sp. ESL0680 DNA segment ATTATTTGTTCGCGGTCATGCGCCGAATGGAATTGTTGACGATAGCAGCAGTTATGATGAAGATGATGAGAAAGCTGATACAAATAGTTCTAGCTCAACGACTAATACGCAGGAAAACCATGCTGTAAATCAGCACCAGCAGCAAAATGGTTCTACTACACAGTCCCATGATAGTCAGCACCATACCAATACACATCAGAATAACCAAAATAACAATAATCAATCTGAACATCATCAGTCTAACTCTAATAATTCCTCATCAAGTTCAACGACTAATGAAGGATCATCAACGACAACGACTGAAAATAATTCAACTGCTAATAAGCAGCATCATTAAGTCAGATTAATAATTAAAGAAAACCTCACGGGTTAGTTACCGTGAGGTTTTTATTTTATTTAGCTAACTGGTTTAACTTTTGGGTAATTGCTGCTATTTCTTTAAGTTCGACAGTCGGATCGGCAATCATCTGGTCTCGTTTAAACTTGAGTAGTGCAATTTCCTCTTCCTTGTTATCACCGTTTGCTTGCAGATAAGCACCATTAAGCAATTGCCCACTTTGAATTTGCCATTTAGGCAAGTTGAGTTCGGCAATAAACTGCTGGTCATGTGACACAATGATTAACGCAAACGGATAATTATTGATAAAGTCAGTTAGTGCCGCAATTGAACTAATATCTAAGAAATTAGTCGGCTCATCAAGCAAAAGCAGATTATGTCGACCTAACAAGATATGAGCTAAGTTAAAACAAACTAATTGCCCACCACTTAATTGTTTAATTGGTTCATTAAAAGCTGGCTCCAAATTCAAGTCTCCCAATAACTGCATTGTTGTGCTGCGAGTGAAAATTGATTCGTGTAATAACTTATCTAATACAGTCTCATTAGTTAATGAAGTTGTTAAGTCTTGGTTGAATAGCCCACTATTTAATTGCTGATGATAAACGCCAGACAGTTGCTGCTGGGCCAACTTTTTCAAAAAAACTGACTTACCGCTGCCATTAGGTCCAACCAAAGCAATTTTACTATTAGTTTGCAGTTTCAATTCATGATTAATTGTAAAAAATTTTTGCCGTTGCCAGCAAATAATCTGCGGCTTAATGGTCACTAAGTTAGCTTTATTTGGCAGCTGCAAATCACTTAAATGAATTGCAATATTTTTCAATGTAATTTGTTGTCGCTTGTGGGGATACTTAATTGCCGCATTTTCCGCTGCTATTTTCTTTGTTAGAATGCGGCTTTGCCTTAGTAGTTTTCGCTGTGTACCACTGGCGTCACCACGGGACTTCCAATCAGCAACTGAGATACCAGCTTTACGTTTGCGTGCGGTGTGACCCTGAGCTTGCTTATGTTGATATTCTTTTTGCAGTCGCTTGCGTTTTAATTCGTGTTGGTGGTCTTGAGCCTCTTGATGCGCCTTTTTCTGAGCTGAAAATTTTTCATAAGCCGCAAAATTGCCGTTAAAGACTGTGACTTTTTGCCCCTTCAATTCCCAAGTGCAATTAGTAACACTATTCAATAATTGTCGATCATGACTAATTACTAGCATAGGACAGCGTAATTGCTGCAGCTGGTCAGTTAACCAGACTTGCCCAGCTTCATCTAAGTTAGAGCTAGGCTCATCAAGTAATAGTATCCTATTTTTCTGTCCCTTTAACTGCTGAAAAGCATGTTTAAGTGCAGTTTTTTCCTTTTCACCACCACTTTGGTCTGTTTGCGGTAATAATTGTGGTACATAAATGGGGGAACAATTTTTAATAACTTGGCCGTGTGCTTCTTCGGGTAATTGCAAGATCGCCCGCATTAAGGTCGTTTTGCCAACACCATTTGCTCCAATTAATCCGACTTTTTCATTGGTAGTAATTTTTAAATTAGGGATAGTAAATAGCTTTATACCCTGATAACTAATTGTAAGATCAATAATTTTAATAAATTCCATAACTATCACACCTTAGTAATAATATTTTTAAATTATGGAATTTGTCCTAACAAAAGTTGATCTTTAATTAAAAATTGCTCTTGTTAGGCAACTTCCATCATATTTTGATTGACTAGTAAACTTCTCATCAGAATCACTTCCTTGTAAACGGATTTGTCTTACGACATCGTGATATTTTTAATAATTTTATCATTAATTGCCAAAATAAAAAAGACATAGCTATGCTATGTCTTTTTAAGTTATCGTTGATACTTATTCTTTAATGTTTTACCGACCTGGCGTACAAACCAATTGGCAATACTTGGAGTGTCATCATTGTGTCGCCCAGGAAAGCCTTTAGAGAGTAAGTGAACTTGCGGATTGCGTTTAACCAAAAATTCCCTAAGCTCTGCAAAGGCATTGGGATCGTAGTCGTCGTTTTCCATGTAGCCCAATGCAAAGGTCGTATTAGTAAAGCAGCTATTGGAAAGTTTGCGCCACATGTGGTCGTTCATTCGCTTCTGGGCTTCTTTGTCATTAGCACCTTCATTGATTAAAACCAGGTCACTGGCACATCTAAAATCTTCTGGTCGCTCAATACTAATATTTCCCGCAATGGTGCCAATATTTAGCAAAATTTTGGCAATCACAATTGCACCGGGATTTAATTGTGACCCATAATACATTGCACCATAGGTACCCATTGACATTCCCGACAATACTAGGTCTTGATTAGTAAAGTTCAGCTTTTTCAAGTAGCTCTTAATAACGGCAAGTACTTTTTGCTCGAAATGATCGGAACCAATATAAAAGCCGCCGCCTTCATAACGCAAATCACTAATTAATAAAAACGGTGCCTGCAAGTTCTTCATCATTCGATAACCTTCAAATGATTCGGCTGTATGATAACCGCTGAAAATAACATTTAATGGTGGCTTCAAGTCGCCAGCATTAAACAAGTAGGCAATGTCTCCGCTCAAATGGCGGTCATCGTTTACTGTCTTAGCTCCAAGTACAATATTGCCGTACTTACCAAGTGAACGTCTAATATGGATATAGCCTAGGTGTAATTTACCTTCACCGCGAACATAAAATTGGAGAATAAAATAGGTTGCTTCTTTTAATCCGGCAATAACTAACTTGCCGTCATGTAATTCTTTGCCGCTCTTACTAAATCTCCCAATTATTTTATTTTGATTGAGTGAAAAACACAGGGCTTCAACTTTTAATTCAACCGATCCTAATTGTTGAAATTCAATAATTATGTCTTCATCCATTTCAAGGGGCAAGTAGACACTGTGACGTAGTTCTGCCAGCTTGGTCCATCCATTAGTTGCGGCAACTTTGAGGTCATAATAATTGTTACCGACTAACTTGGCATTAGCCATAAATTGTTTTTGCAAGACGAATTCAGATAAAGTGATGCGGTACCCTTCGCCGCGACCGTAAAAATAATGATTGAGGGTAAACTGTAAGTTGCTTAAGTCAGCACCAAAATCGAGCTTAAAAGCACCACGTAAATCCAATAATTGTTGCACTTTACCGGATAATTTTGCTTGACTGCTATAGATTATCTGATTGGCGGGCAATTGCTTTAACAATTCATAATTTGTCAGCCACGAAGAAGTCTCATCTAACAGAAAAAAGGCGTCAGAATAATCTTCATTGAACTCTGATTTGTCAAAAATGGGTTCTAAATCATTCTTGTGCAAATTAAATGGCTCAGCCCAAACATAAGTAAAAGTTGTTAAAAATTTATCGGTTAAGTTATAGGACTGTTGACCACTGTGGAATAGGTATCGTTTTGCTTTTTTCATTTAAATCAGCCCTTTCCATTCCTCAACTAACTTTTCTGCTGAAAATTGCTCGATTAGTTTAACATCTTCAATTGCCGCATCATTCCAAGCCGAAAATTCACTCAAAAACGGCTCAAGTTGTTGCACTAACTCAGTTGACTGCTTGATGCAATAACCGTTAACCCCTTCGTGCACCATGCCATTAGCCTGCTTGACTATCTGAGGAATACCGGCAGTAATAGCCTCTAGTTGTAAGGAAAAGCAAGTATTGTCTCCAGTATCTAAGTATAGCCGAACCTGCCGTAATAATTTTTTTCTAGCTTGATAATCGGCTAACTCCTTAAAGGTAATTCGCTTAATTGCCGCAATTCGTTCGGTAATCTTTTTAGCAGCTGCTTCATTACGCAGTTTTTGCTTGTCCAAGTTGCTAAATTCTTGGTTAAATTGCTTGATTAAGATTTTAATTAATGCTTTTAAAAATTGACCGTGGACTAGGTCACTATCTGTAACAACAGTTACGCTCGGATATGTGACTAGCAGGTCGAGTAATTGATACAAAATCTTGGTAATTGTGTCGTAGCTACTGTGTCCAACACGCCAATAAATCAGTTGCTCGGCTAAATAATTGCTGTTGCTAAATGAAAAATCAGGGAAATACGGTGCGATAATTCGAGTTTGCTCTTGGCTGACGGGATAATTAGCTAGGAAGTTATCTTTGACACTATCGTTAGGAAAAATGTAAGTGGCATTAACTGCGGCTGTAGAAAACTGCGTTGTGTCTTCCACCAAAAAGTAAAAACGCTGGTCCACTAATTGATCTTGTAAATTGATGCTAGTATTCCAGGCATCAGCAATGACTGGCTCGGCAGGATTAAGGTGCGGCTGGACAAATTCAGCGATTATTTCAGCTAAATTAGCATACTTTTTTTTCTTAAACCGATTTTTATGTGCTTTAGCAATTAAAATCTCTTTATCAGTAGCTGTCATTACCAATTCGTTCTGACAGTTAAACCATTCTTTTTTAAATGGCTTTTTTTGCTCTGCGGTTGAAAAATAACTGCGACTACTGCGAAAACCGCGAATATCATATTGGTCGCTAATTGATGATGAACCACTTATCTGCGTAACCGTGTCAACGCAACCGTTTTTGGTCAACTTGACCTGCAATGCTGGCTGATTA contains these protein-coding regions:
- a CDS encoding ATP-binding cassette domain-containing protein produces the protein MEFIKIIDLTISYQGIKLFTIPNLKITTNEKVGLIGANGVGKTTLMRAILQLPEEAHGQVIKNCSPIYVPQLLPQTDQSGGEKEKTALKHAFQQLKGQKNRILLLDEPSSNLDEAGQVWLTDQLQQLRCPMLVISHDRQLLNSVTNCTWELKGQKVTVFNGNFAAYEKFSAQKKAHQEAQDHQHELKRKRLQKEYQHKQAQGHTARKRKAGISVADWKSRGDASGTQRKLLRQSRILTKKIAAENAAIKYPHKRQQITLKNIAIHLSDLQLPNKANLVTIKPQIICWQRQKFFTINHELKLQTNSKIALVGPNGSGKSVFLKKLAQQQLSGVYHQQLNSGLFNQDLTTSLTNETVLDKLLHESIFTRSTTMQLLGDLNLEPAFNEPIKQLSGGQLVCFNLAHILLGRHNLLLLDEPTNFLDISSIAALTDFINNYPFALIIVSHDQQFIAELNLPKWQIQSGQLLNGAYLQANGDNKEEEIALLKFKRDQMIADPTVELKEIAAITQKLNQLAK
- the asp2 gene encoding accessory Sec system protein Asp2, with the protein product MKKAKRYLFHSGQQSYNLTDKFLTTFTYVWAEPFNLHKNDLEPIFDKSEFNEDYSDAFFLLDETSSWLTNYELLKQLPANQIIYSSQAKLSGKVQQLLDLRGAFKLDFGADLSNLQFTLNHYFYGRGEGYRITLSEFVLQKQFMANAKLVGNNYYDLKVAATNGWTKLAELRHSVYLPLEMDEDIIIEFQQLGSVELKVEALCFSLNQNKIIGRFSKSGKELHDGKLVIAGLKEATYFILQFYVRGEGKLHLGYIHIRRSLGKYGNIVLGAKTVNDDRHLSGDIAYLFNAGDLKPPLNVIFSGYHTAESFEGYRMMKNLQAPFLLISDLRYEGGGFYIGSDHFEQKVLAVIKSYLKKLNFTNQDLVLSGMSMGTYGAMYYGSQLNPGAIVIAKILLNIGTIAGNISIERPEDFRCASDLVLINEGANDKEAQKRMNDHMWRKLSNSCFTNTTFALGYMENDDYDPNAFAELREFLVKRNPQVHLLSKGFPGRHNDDTPSIANWFVRQVGKTLKNKYQR
- the asp1 gene encoding accessory Sec system glycosyltransferase Asp1, whose translation is MITLIPNLRVTNDFYQENSILNLYSNFTKAKLSCQLLLIDEFPDSELLFKQAGITRQHYCAIFDEIQGIDAPGSPMFLTDLNLSSAYVPSYGDSQSGIVTYYRDNQPALQVKLTKNGCVDTVTQISGSSSISDQYDIRGFRSSRSYFSTAEQKKPFKKEWFNCQNELVMTATDKEILIAKAHKNRFKKKKYANLAEIIAEFVQPHLNPAEPVIADAWNTSINLQDQLVDQRFYFLVEDTTQFSTAAVNATYIFPNDSVKDNFLANYPVSQEQTRIIAPYFPDFSFSNSNYLAEQLIYWRVGHSSYDTITKILYQLLDLLVTYPSVTVVTDSDLVHGQFLKALIKILIKQFNQEFSNLDKQKLRNEAAAKKITERIAAIKRITFKELADYQARKKLLRQVRLYLDTGDNTCFSLQLEAITAGIPQIVKQANGMVHEGVNGYCIKQSTELVQQLEPFLSEFSAWNDAAIEDVKLIEQFSAEKLVEEWKGLI